The Enterococcus sp. 7F3_DIV0205 genome has a window encoding:
- the trpA gene encoding tryptophan synthase subunit alpha has product MKSLTKQLKAKQQANETIFVPYIMAGAQGLDQLADEIQLLTDAGASAIELGIPFSDPVADGPVIQAAGLRALENKVTLRKIIQQLKQIKTPTPLVLMTYFNPVFSYGLETFIQELAETNVLGLIIPDLPYEHQKLLTPLLKESDISLIPLIALTTPKERISELAAAGDGFIYAVAVNGVTGVGRNYQEIVDEHLAYIQKVSDKPVLAGFGVSTKEHVERFRKSCAGVIVGSKIVQLLSEGKQGEVKAFIQEAIKNEV; this is encoded by the coding sequence ATGAAATCACTAACGAAACAATTAAAGGCAAAACAGCAAGCGAATGAAACGATTTTTGTTCCATATATCATGGCAGGAGCGCAAGGTCTAGATCAATTAGCGGATGAAATCCAATTATTAACGGATGCAGGAGCTAGTGCAATCGAATTAGGGATCCCTTTTTCAGACCCCGTTGCAGATGGTCCAGTAATCCAAGCGGCTGGTCTAAGAGCGTTGGAAAATAAAGTTACATTAAGAAAGATAATCCAACAGTTAAAACAAATCAAAACCCCAACGCCTTTAGTGCTCATGACGTATTTCAATCCGGTTTTTAGCTATGGTTTAGAAACGTTTATTCAAGAGTTAGCTGAAACCAATGTTTTAGGTTTGATTATTCCGGATTTACCTTATGAACATCAAAAATTGTTAACACCATTACTAAAAGAGAGTGATATTTCATTGATTCCGCTGATTGCTCTGACTACACCGAAGGAACGGATCTCAGAATTGGCTGCAGCTGGAGATGGCTTTATATACGCAGTAGCTGTTAATGGTGTAACGGGAGTTGGGCGAAACTATCAAGAGATAGTAGATGAGCATTTAGCTTATATTCAAAAAGTGAGTGATAAGCCAGTTCTAGCAGGATTTGGTGTGTCTACTAAAGAGCATGTTGAGCGTTTCAGAAAAAGCTGTGCTGGTGTAATCGTTGGGAGTAAAATTGTTCAACTCCTTAGTGAAGGAAAGCAGGGAGAAGTTAAAGCTTTTATCCAAGAAGCTATAAAGAACGAAGTTTAA
- a CDS encoding GNAT family N-acetyltransferase yields the protein MEILINRNLVFAQNQYLETDRLKLRPVTLSDANDMYEYASDKETVTHVFPIHQSLKDTQDSISNYFMSAPFGKYGVELKETGKLIGTIDLRVEDQHNIAEIGYALNRNYWGKGYMPEAAGEILRFGFEELQLMRIFATHDVDNPKSGRVMEKIGMKVEGRIPNARMWKGKVVTDAMLGITLEEWQKVHR from the coding sequence ATGGAAATTCTTATCAATCGAAATTTAGTTTTTGCACAAAATCAATATTTAGAAACGGATCGCTTAAAACTGCGCCCTGTAACGCTAAGTGATGCTAATGATATGTACGAATATGCGTCTGATAAGGAGACGGTTACCCATGTTTTTCCAATCCATCAGTCTTTGAAAGATACACAAGACAGTATTTCTAATTACTTTATGTCAGCACCATTTGGAAAATACGGTGTCGAATTAAAAGAAACGGGCAAACTGATCGGAACGATCGATTTACGTGTGGAAGATCAGCATAATATTGCAGAAATCGGCTACGCCTTGAATCGAAACTATTGGGGCAAAGGATATATGCCGGAAGCAGCAGGTGAAATCTTGCGTTTTGGTTTTGAAGAATTACAATTGATGCGTATTTTTGCTACCCATGATGTTGACAATCCTAAATCAGGTCGAGTAATGGAAAAAATCGGCATGAAAGTAGAAGGTAGAATTCCAAATGCTCGTATGTGGAAAGGAAAAGTCGTGACAGATGCGATGCTTGGCATTACGTTAGAGGAATGGCAGAAAGTACACCGTTAA
- a CDS encoding DUF1054 domain-containing protein, with protein MLMFTEKDFDVFTIEGLDPRMAGIRSTIQPKFQELDDYFAEQLGEKLETEFFVHIAQHRRRTVYPPENTWSALSQKKRGYKMEAHFQLGIWPDYLFMWLSLIDNPKNEKEIAQAFLENQVLFEQLDDEFYLSIDHTQPEIERLNEADLEKHLIRFRDVKKGEFQIGRIIRKTDDLLNDPEKAREYMLKTYEELLPLYQLAIKHQ; from the coding sequence ATGTTGATGTTTACTGAAAAAGATTTTGATGTCTTTACAATAGAAGGATTAGACCCAAGAATGGCTGGTATTCGTTCAACGATCCAACCAAAATTTCAAGAGTTAGATGATTATTTTGCTGAACAATTAGGGGAGAAACTAGAAACAGAATTTTTTGTTCATATTGCACAACATCGCCGTAGAACCGTTTATCCACCTGAAAACACTTGGTCGGCATTAAGTCAGAAAAAACGCGGCTATAAAATGGAAGCTCATTTTCAACTAGGGATCTGGCCAGACTATCTTTTTATGTGGTTATCACTGATCGATAATCCTAAAAATGAAAAGGAAATCGCACAAGCTTTTTTAGAGAATCAAGTATTATTTGAGCAATTAGATGATGAGTTTTACCTGTCGATCGATCATACGCAACCCGAGATCGAACGGTTGAATGAAGCGGATTTGGAGAAACACCTTATTCGTTTCCGTGATGTGAAAAAAGGAGAATTTCAAATTGGTCGAATTATTCGAAAGACGGATGATTTGTTGAATGATCCAGAAAAAGCAAGAGAATATATGTTGAAGACGTATGAGGAATTATTGCCGCTGTATCAGTTAGCAATTAAACATCAATAA
- the lepB gene encoding signal peptidase I yields the protein MKKKYGTFYTLIQFAMILLFALFLRTFVLTPVEVVGISMEPTYHESDRLWQTSLVSPKRFDVATFPSPRDGKRIVKRVVGMPGDTIRMENDQLYINDKKYDEPYLDEFKDALTDGMPLTADFTLANSAAGPATVVPDGKYFVLGDNRRKTDDSRYFGFVDEDAIVGVVYFRYYPLNKIGVQ from the coding sequence ATGAAAAAGAAATATGGCACGTTTTATACATTAATACAGTTTGCAATGATTTTACTATTTGCACTTTTTTTAAGAACGTTTGTTTTAACACCTGTGGAAGTCGTTGGAATTTCGATGGAGCCGACGTATCATGAGTCGGATCGTTTGTGGCAAACCTCTTTAGTCAGCCCAAAACGATTTGATGTGGCAACATTTCCTAGTCCCAGAGATGGGAAACGAATTGTTAAGCGGGTTGTCGGAATGCCTGGTGATACTATTCGAATGGAAAATGATCAATTATATATCAATGACAAAAAATATGACGAACCTTATTTAGATGAATTTAAAGATGCTTTGACAGATGGAATGCCTTTAACTGCTGATTTTACTTTAGCCAATAGTGCAGCAGGTCCTGCTACTGTCGTTCCTGATGGGAAATATTTTGTATTAGGAGATAATCGGCGGAAAACGGATGATAGCCGTTATTTTGGTTTTGTAGATGAGGACGCTATTGTGGGTGTTGTTTATTTTCGGTATTACCCACTGAATAAGATCGGTGTGCAATAA
- a CDS encoding ABC transporter permease produces MFLAWNEITRSKLRYALIISVMFLISYLVFFLTGLAYGLAEDNRTAVDKWQADGIVLSDESNTNINMSMIPIKSIDEVEAQEKASLGQTAAVIQLDQKNAEKINASFFGINKDEFLMPNIVEGKAFTNENETVADNSLKKENDIKIGDTIKLAGSDKKLKVVGFTENAKFNVAPVLYVSTSAFQQIRFEKSDTTENARVNAIVFRAKEGSVKNVQIKDDGLTRYDIATFINKLPGYSAQVLTFGFMISFLIVIAAIVIGIFIYVLTMQKTTIFGIMKAQGISGLYIAISVILQTFILAVLGITLGLLGTVGTSLVLPTAVPFQSNWLFFLSIGGIMLIIAVLGALFSVRTIIKIDPLKAIG; encoded by the coding sequence ATGTTTTTGGCTTGGAATGAAATAACCCGCTCGAAGTTACGCTATGCACTGATCATTAGTGTGATGTTTTTGATTTCTTATTTAGTTTTCTTTTTAACAGGCTTAGCGTATGGATTGGCGGAAGATAACCGAACTGCTGTGGATAAATGGCAAGCAGATGGGATTGTATTATCAGATGAATCAAACACGAATATCAACATGTCGATGATACCAATCAAGTCAATTGATGAAGTTGAAGCACAAGAAAAAGCCTCACTGGGGCAAACTGCAGCTGTGATTCAATTGGATCAAAAAAATGCTGAAAAAATCAATGCTAGTTTTTTCGGGATTAACAAAGATGAATTTTTGATGCCAAATATTGTTGAAGGAAAAGCTTTTACGAATGAAAATGAAACAGTTGCGGATAATAGCTTGAAAAAAGAAAATGATATCAAAATTGGGGATACAATAAAGCTAGCTGGCAGTGATAAAAAGCTTAAAGTCGTAGGTTTTACTGAAAATGCTAAGTTTAATGTTGCACCAGTGTTATATGTATCCACAAGTGCTTTTCAACAAATTCGCTTTGAAAAATCAGATACGACAGAAAATGCTCGTGTCAATGCAATCGTTTTTCGTGCTAAAGAGGGCTCGGTTAAAAATGTTCAAATAAAAGATGACGGATTAACTCGTTATGACATTGCAACTTTTATCAATAAACTACCAGGGTACAGTGCCCAAGTGCTGACGTTTGGTTTCATGATCAGCTTTTTGATCGTGATAGCGGCAATTGTTATAGGCATATTTATTTATGTGTTGACCATGCAAAAAACAACCATTTTTGGAATCATGAAAGCGCAAGGTATTTCAGGTTTGTATATTGCAATTTCTGTAATTTTACAAACATTTATCTTAGCTGTCTTGGGGATAACACTAGGATTACTTGGTACTGTGGGAACTTCCTTAGTATTGCCCACAGCAGTTCCGTTTCAATCGAATTGGCTATTTTTCTTATCAATCGGTGGAATAATGTTAATTATTGCAGTATTAGGGGCATTATTCTCAGTTCGAACAATTATTAAAATCGATCCATTAAAGGCCATTGGCTAG
- a CDS encoding ABC transporter ATP-binding protein translates to MKAIEFLSVDKQFLDGDTTIEALKPTNFSVEKGQFVAVIGPSGSGKSTFLTLAGGLQTPTNGEIKINNQAFSEENEKKRSTIRFSEIGFILQASNLVPFLTVEKQLRLVDKVKKEKTDVDKVNQLLTELGIEKLKKKYPDEISGGERQRVAIARALYNDPSIILADEPTASLDSDRAFEVVKILARETKEKNKATIMVTHDQRLIDFCDEVFVMKDGVLKKQK, encoded by the coding sequence GTGAAAGCAATCGAATTTTTATCTGTGGATAAACAATTTTTAGATGGAGATACAACAATTGAAGCATTAAAACCCACAAACTTTTCTGTGGAAAAAGGTCAATTTGTCGCTGTGATTGGTCCGAGTGGGTCAGGCAAGAGTACTTTTTTGACTCTTGCTGGTGGCTTACAAACCCCTACCAATGGTGAAATTAAAATAAATAATCAAGCATTTAGTGAAGAAAATGAAAAAAAACGGTCAACGATCCGTTTTTCCGAAATTGGGTTTATTTTGCAAGCATCGAATCTGGTTCCGTTCTTAACTGTGGAAAAGCAATTACGATTAGTGGATAAAGTAAAAAAAGAAAAGACTGATGTGGATAAAGTCAATCAGTTATTAACAGAGCTAGGAATTGAGAAATTGAAAAAAAAATATCCAGATGAAATTTCTGGAGGAGAGCGTCAGCGTGTAGCTATTGCTCGTGCGTTATATAATGATCCATCCATTATCTTAGCGGATGAACCTACAGCAAGTTTAGATTCGGATCGAGCATTTGAAGTTGTAAAAATTTTAGCAAGAGAAACAAAAGAAAAAAATAAAGCAACGATCATGGTAACGCACGATCAACGCTTGATCGATTTTTGTGACGAAGTCTTTGTGATGAAAGATGGTGTCTTGAAAAAACAAAAATAA
- the rpsD gene encoding 30S ribosomal protein S4: protein MSRYTGPSWKISRRLGISLSGTGKELARRPYKPGQHGPNSRGKVSEYGMQLTEKQKLRHMYGMNERQFVNLFIKASKIKEGKHGVNFMILLEQRLDNVVYRLGLATTRRQARQLVNHGHVTVDGKRVDIPSYHVEVGQVISVREKSQNVVTIKEAVEATVGRPAFVSFDTEKLEGSFTRLPERDELYPDIDEALVVEYYNQKL, encoded by the coding sequence ATGTCACGTTATACAGGACCATCATGGAAAATCTCTCGTCGTCTAGGTATCTCTCTATCAGGAACTGGTAAAGAACTAGCACGTCGCCCATACAAACCAGGACAACACGGACCAAACAGTCGTGGTAAAGTATCTGAGTACGGTATGCAATTAACTGAAAAACAAAAATTACGTCATATGTACGGTATGAACGAACGTCAATTCGTTAACTTGTTTATTAAAGCAAGCAAGATCAAAGAAGGTAAACACGGTGTTAACTTCATGATCTTACTAGAACAACGTTTAGATAACGTCGTTTACCGTTTAGGCCTTGCAACTACTCGTCGTCAAGCACGTCAATTAGTAAACCACGGTCACGTTACTGTAGATGGCAAACGCGTAGATATCCCTTCTTACCACGTTGAAGTTGGTCAAGTGATTTCTGTTCGTGAAAAATCTCAAAACGTAGTAACAATCAAAGAAGCTGTTGAAGCAACTGTTGGACGTCCAGCATTCGTAAGCTTTGACACTGAAAAATTAGAAGGTAGCTTCACTCGTTTACCAGAACGTGATGAGTTATACCCTGATATCGACGAAGCTCTTGTCGTTGAATACTACAACCAAAAACTTTAA
- a CDS encoding TPM domain-containing protein yields MSRSSQNNHPSLNQQIINHYRSLKRRNEIVTVILLWVLLSCGFFFSLFFITDNHYPAKMASYDQQLQTLNQERADIESGKVAEATKSFDTVLQDNLNHLKEYPQQENNYSVSIDGTNSNLVINKNNIFVSDNAAMLDGPMKKKIYDLNKQLAASTNGAQLEVVTVRRLPNGEDIESYANKIFNQLGIGNKEENNGVLYLIALDDREFRLEVGYGLEGLIPDGTANNIINDDDVVDAFKDERYADGVNQVVDQVFSLMNTKTALVDSKINQVKEQQRSAKFSHWGLFSLLLLLMTLSLFFIIKLIRAKGTLKQAYNDYLEQMSAYSKSIDPNDSQFLQEKMKQTDFYYILLSGTFLILSKRSLRRAITRGKLLKNPAAQQKAFGRILIGDTLYSGNGDILTTAYLASNYNSSNWSDNDSSGSGGGSSWGSFGGGSSGGGGASGGW; encoded by the coding sequence ATGTCTAGATCTAGCCAAAACAATCACCCCTCATTGAATCAACAAATTATCAATCACTACCGATCGTTAAAAAGAAGAAATGAGATTGTAACAGTCATTTTATTGTGGGTCCTTCTATCTTGCGGCTTTTTTTTCAGCCTATTCTTTATAACGGATAATCATTATCCTGCGAAAATGGCATCTTACGATCAACAATTGCAAACCCTTAACCAAGAACGTGCAGATATTGAGTCTGGAAAAGTGGCAGAAGCAACAAAATCCTTTGATACTGTTTTACAAGATAACTTAAATCATTTAAAAGAGTATCCTCAACAAGAAAACAATTATTCTGTTTCTATTGACGGAACAAATAGTAACTTAGTCATCAATAAAAATAATATTTTTGTCTCAGATAACGCGGCTATGTTAGACGGTCCAATGAAGAAAAAAATCTACGACCTGAATAAACAATTAGCTGCCAGTACGAACGGCGCTCAGCTAGAAGTCGTAACCGTCAGACGATTGCCAAACGGTGAAGATATCGAATCCTATGCGAATAAAATCTTTAACCAATTAGGAATTGGGAATAAAGAAGAAAACAATGGTGTCTTATATCTGATTGCATTAGATGATCGGGAGTTTCGATTAGAAGTCGGCTACGGATTGGAAGGCTTGATTCCTGATGGAACAGCAAACAACATCATTAACGATGATGACGTGGTCGACGCATTTAAAGACGAACGATATGCGGATGGAGTAAATCAAGTAGTTGACCAAGTTTTTTCATTGATGAACACCAAAACCGCTTTAGTGGATTCTAAAATCAATCAAGTCAAAGAGCAACAACGTTCAGCTAAATTTTCCCATTGGGGCTTATTCAGTTTGCTACTGTTGCTTATGACACTAAGTTTATTTTTCATCATTAAATTGATTCGCGCAAAAGGCACTTTGAAACAAGCCTACAATGACTATCTAGAGCAAATGTCTGCTTACTCTAAATCAATCGATCCAAATGATTCTCAATTCTTGCAGGAAAAAATGAAACAAACAGATTTTTACTATATTCTATTAAGCGGAACTTTTTTGATTTTATCAAAAAGAAGTTTACGTCGGGCGATCACCAGAGGAAAATTATTAAAAAATCCAGCAGCTCAGCAAAAGGCATTTGGTCGGATTTTAATTGGTGATACCCTCTATTCAGGAAACGGCGATATCTTAACGACTGCTTATTTAGCTTCTAACTATAATTCTAGTAACTGGTCAGATAATGATTCATCTGGTAGTGGAGGAGGCTCATCTTGGGGTTCTTTCGGTGGTGGATCTTCTGGTGGCGGGGGCGCTTCTGGCGGTTGGTAG
- a CDS encoding formate/nitrite transporter family protein, whose amino-acid sequence MKPVSPLFEQIDKSISKKMNLFQSSFMRYAFRAMLACMFLTLGTAVAFAIAMKGEDIVHGLGKMLYAFMFSWSLVMILYMNAELGTSNMLYMTVGVYRKKINLSFAAKILFACIFFNLVGGVLFGYLISLTVPYQDLASDSFFFTSIAGKLNKTTTQILVEGIFANIVVNTAVLVSMRMKDDAGKVAAIIFIIFIFAFLGYEHVIANFPAFSLAYFASHGTMAAMTVSSVAHNLFFALIGNFIGGGLVIGLGYAWLNNADTTYVD is encoded by the coding sequence ATGAAACCTGTATCGCCATTATTTGAGCAGATCGACAAATCAATCAGTAAAAAAATGAACTTATTCCAAAGTAGTTTTATGCGTTATGCTTTTCGTGCTATGCTGGCTTGTATGTTTTTAACATTAGGAACAGCCGTTGCATTTGCAATTGCAATGAAAGGTGAAGACATTGTACATGGGTTAGGCAAAATGCTTTATGCGTTTATGTTTAGCTGGTCACTTGTTATGATTCTGTATATGAATGCTGAGTTAGGGACATCAAACATGTTGTACATGACGGTCGGCGTTTATCGTAAAAAAATCAACTTATCATTTGCGGCAAAAATTTTATTTGCATGTATTTTCTTTAATTTAGTCGGTGGTGTTCTTTTTGGATACTTGATTTCTTTGACCGTTCCTTATCAAGATTTAGCGTCAGATAGTTTCTTCTTCACTTCGATCGCTGGAAAATTAAATAAAACGACAACACAAATTTTAGTAGAAGGTATTTTTGCCAATATCGTAGTAAACACGGCGGTCTTAGTAAGTATGCGTATGAAAGATGATGCTGGTAAGGTTGCAGCAATTATTTTTATCATCTTTATCTTTGCTTTCTTAGGTTACGAGCACGTTATCGCTAACTTCCCTGCCTTTAGCTTAGCCTATTTTGCTTCTCACGGAACAATGGCGGCAATGACAGTTAGTAGCGTAGCACACAATCTATTCTTTGCTTTGATCGGTAACTTTATCGGTGGTGGCTTGGTGATTGGTTTGGGTTATGCTTGGCTGAATAATGCAGATACAACTTATGTAGATTAA
- a CDS encoding DNA alkylation repair protein, producing MNEVVFPKNKEKAEQMAAYMKNLFPFAGVSAPERAVIEKELLKISKKLPFDELFELVDFYYHKSEREYQYLAIDLATVNVKRFSFEEMLSFKPFVINKAWWDSVDAWRKFFGLWGHQHLDEMPQLFEAFFGEEDFWHRRIALNLQLLYKEKTNTALLKKAIIYDKTTDEFFIQKAIGWSLRQYSKTDPDWVQTLIKTTELSPLAVREGSKYLPKS from the coding sequence ATGAATGAAGTTGTTTTTCCGAAAAATAAAGAAAAAGCTGAACAGATGGCAGCCTACATGAAAAATTTATTTCCTTTTGCAGGGGTTTCCGCACCAGAACGGGCAGTGATTGAGAAAGAGTTGTTAAAAATCAGCAAAAAACTACCGTTTGATGAGCTGTTTGAGTTAGTTGATTTTTACTATCATAAATCCGAGCGAGAATATCAGTATTTGGCGATTGATTTGGCAACAGTTAATGTAAAACGCTTCTCTTTTGAAGAGATGCTAAGCTTCAAACCTTTCGTAATCAATAAAGCTTGGTGGGATAGTGTCGATGCTTGGCGCAAGTTTTTTGGGCTTTGGGGGCACCAGCATCTAGACGAAATGCCTCAGTTATTTGAAGCGTTTTTTGGAGAAGAGGACTTCTGGCATAGACGAATTGCACTCAATTTGCAATTGTTATATAAAGAAAAAACAAACACTGCGTTATTGAAAAAAGCCATTATTTATGATAAAACTACAGATGAGTTCTTTATTCAAAAAGCAATTGGCTGGTCCTTGCGTCAATATAGTAAAACAGATCCAGATTGGGTTCAAACCTTGATCAAGACGACCGAATTAAGCCCATTAGCAGTTAGAGAAGGCAGTAAGTATTTGCCAAAATCATAG
- a CDS encoding Cof-type HAD-IIB family hydrolase, whose amino-acid sequence MRRKLFAFDIDGTLLGTDRQPLESTREALKMLRQQGHLVTIATGRSRFMAQDIILDLDFSNYVLCNGAAAFLDHEQYYQNLLDENELHRFASEVEKREIGLAYVGLDDVKKNNHHRRKQMVEAMGSIDFEAPEYDLNFQKENDVYQALAFYDESADGMFDREFSKFRFIRWHSESVDIVPNNGSKAATLLNLADRVGIAREDIITFGDGENDREMLREAGIGVAMGNALPHIQKEAKIVTDTNDNDGIWKALKELKAI is encoded by the coding sequence ATGAGAAGAAAACTTTTTGCATTTGATATTGATGGAACATTGCTTGGAACCGACAGACAACCGTTGGAAAGCACACGAGAAGCATTAAAGATGTTAAGACAACAAGGACATCTTGTAACAATTGCAACAGGACGCAGTCGCTTTATGGCACAAGATATTATTTTGGACTTAGATTTTTCTAATTACGTTCTCTGTAACGGAGCAGCAGCATTTTTAGATCATGAACAATACTATCAAAATTTATTGGATGAAAATGAATTGCATCGCTTTGCTTCAGAAGTAGAAAAAAGAGAAATCGGTCTAGCCTATGTTGGTTTGGATGACGTGAAGAAAAATAATCATCATCGCAGAAAGCAAATGGTTGAAGCGATGGGTTCTATTGATTTTGAAGCGCCAGAATATGATTTGAATTTCCAAAAAGAGAATGATGTGTATCAAGCTTTAGCATTCTACGATGAATCGGCCGACGGCATGTTTGACCGTGAGTTCTCAAAATTTCGCTTTATCCGTTGGCATTCTGAAAGTGTGGATATCGTCCCTAATAATGGGTCTAAAGCAGCAACTTTGCTGAATTTAGCGGATCGTGTTGGAATTGCGCGTGAAGATATCATTACATTTGGAGATGGTGAAAACGATCGTGAAATGTTAAGAGAAGCTGGGATCGGTGTGGCGATGGGCAATGCCTTGCCTCATATTCAAAAAGAAGCAAAAATCGTGACAGACACCAATGATAATGATGGTATCTGGAAAGCGTTGAAAGAATTAAAGGCGATTTAA
- the def gene encoding peptide deformylase, with protein MITMEDIIREGNPTLREVAKEVAVPLSDEDIKLGVEMMEFLHNSQDPVKAEELGLRGGVGLAAPQLDISKRIIAVHVPSGDLENPEPTLSAVMYNPKILSHSVQDACLGEGEGCLSVDREVPGYVVRHNKITLSYVDAAGEKQKIRLKNYEAIVVQHEIDHLNGVMFYDHINAENPYALKDGVLVIE; from the coding sequence ATGATCACCATGGAGGATATTATCCGTGAAGGAAACCCAACTCTTAGAGAAGTAGCAAAAGAAGTTGCTGTGCCGCTCTCTGATGAAGATATTAAATTAGGCGTAGAAATGATGGAGTTCTTGCATAACAGCCAAGATCCTGTCAAAGCAGAAGAATTAGGACTACGAGGCGGTGTTGGTTTAGCCGCACCACAATTAGATATTTCTAAACGCATCATCGCAGTCCACGTGCCAAGTGGTGATTTGGAAAATCCTGAGCCGACATTAAGCGCTGTGATGTATAATCCTAAAATTTTAAGTCATTCCGTTCAAGATGCTTGTCTTGGCGAGGGTGAAGGATGCTTGTCTGTTGACCGTGAAGTACCTGGTTATGTGGTACGTCATAATAAAATCACACTCTCTTATGTAGATGCTGCGGGTGAAAAGCAAAAAATCCGTTTAAAAAATTATGAAGCGATCGTCGTTCAACATGAGATCGATCATTTAAATGGTGTAATGTTCTACGATCATATCAATGCAGAAAACCCATATGCGTTGAAAGACGGCGTTTTAGTGATCGAATAA